The following proteins are encoded in a genomic region of Fusarium keratoplasticum isolate Fu6.1 chromosome 9, whole genome shotgun sequence:
- a CDS encoding Beta-lactamase domain-containing protein gives MSHLVQGTSEASFSGLRDLLGKHISEGDEVGASIVVNIDGQNVVDVWGGYFDKSGTRIWDKDTIVNVFSTTKTITSLAALILIDRGLISPYEKVATYWPAFAVNGKQDIEIRHIISHTSGVPGWEQPVTLNDVCNFDKAVSLLASQPPWWTPGTASGYHSFTHGFLIGQVIRKVTGRTLKDFIRDEIAKPLDADFQLGVVDSDLHRVSDLIPWAAVLDNDSNVDPDYIAARVRNNPKFTPDMANTTMWRQAELGASNGHGNARSIAKILSTISLGGCVDGKRLLKPATIDLIFQEMSNGIDLVTNMPVRFGIGYGMTGEGVVPSWLPKGRICFWSGLGGSVAIMDLDRKMTIVYVMNKLYPVGLGSDLTIEYVKEIYRAVGVSGLE, from the coding sequence ATGAGTCATCTTGTGCAAGGTACCTCTGAAGCATCCTTCAGTGGTCTCCGCGACTTACTGGGCAAACACATCTCCGAGGGGGATGAGGTTGGTGCCTCAATCGTGGTCAATATAGACGGTCAGAACGTAGTCGACGTCTGGGGTGGCTACTTTGACAAAAGTGGTACTCGCATCTGGGATAAAGACACCATTGTCAATGTCTTCTCtaccaccaagaccatcaccagcctGGCAGCGCTCATTCTCATCGATAGAGGACTCATCAGCCCCTACGAGAAGGTAGCCACCTATTGGCCTGCGTTTGCCGTCAATGGCAAGCAAGATATTGAGATCAGGCATATTATCTCTCACACTTCAGGTGTTCCGGGATGGGAGCAGCCAGTCACGCTGAATGACGTCTGCAATTTCGACAAAGCAGTCTCCTTGCTGGCCTCCCAGCCGCCCTGGTGGACTCCGGGAACTGCTTCTGGCTATCATTCCTTCACCCACGGGTTTTTGATCGGCCAGGTAATTCGCAAGGTCACAGGAAGGACACTGAAAGATTTCATTCGAGATGAAATTGCCAAACCACTTGACGCTGATTTCCAGCTGGGGGTTGTCGACTCTGACTTGCACCGCGTCTCCGACCTCATTCCCTGGGCCGCAGTCCTGGACAACGACTCCAATGTTGATCCCGACTACATCGCTGCCCGGGTCAGGAATAACCCCAAATTTACACCCGACATGGCTAATACCACCATGTGGCGACAAGCTGAGCTAGGGGCGTCAAATGGCCATGGCAATGCTCGATCTATTGCAAAGATCCTCTCGACAATTTCTCTCGGAGGTTGTGTTGACGGGAAACGCCTTCTGAAGCCAGCAACGATCGACTTGATCTTTCAAGAGATGTCGAACGGAATAGACCTGGTGACTAACATGCCGGTGCGGTTTGGAATCGGATACGGAATGACTGGGGAAGGAGTGGTcccttcttggcttcctAAAGGAAGGATATGCTTTTGGAGCGGCCTTGGGGGTTCAGTGGCCATTATGGATTTGGACAGGAAGATGACTATTGTCTATGTCATGAATAAGCTGTACCCAGTCGGGTTAGGATCAGACCTGACGATTGAGTACGTGAAAGAGATCTACAGGGCGGTTGGGGTGTCTGGACTTGAGTAG